tcctatttttacccttttgggtttaggaacttgcacttttgccaaacacccccatactttaaaataattcaagttgggcttccttccttttcatttttcatatggaatggattgtattttgctatggggtactcgatttagtattcgtctagccgtaagaacggcttccccccacaagttctgtggcaaaccagaacttatcaataatgcattcatcatctcctttaatgaacgattctttttttctgcaatcccattggattggggtgtGTAAGGGGCCATTATTTGataaataattccatattctaaacatatttgttcaaaaggagattcatattcaccacccctatcactttttatcattttgattttcttgttaagttgtgtttcaacttcatttttgtattgcttgaatgcgtctattgcttcatctttactactAAGTAAATAAACAtcgcaatatcgagtactatcgtcaataaaagttatgaaatacttttttccaccgcgagatggtattgagttcatatcgcaaatatctgtgtaaattaagtctaaaggatctgaattcctttcaactaacttataaggatgtttaacacaCTTAGATTCCATACATATTCGAGATTTTGATTTGTCGCATTCAAATGTAGGCAATAattccaaattaatcattttttgcaaggttttataattaacatgacccaaacgtatatgccataattcatttgactcaagtaagtaagacgaagctgaaattttattattattttcaacaaccattacattcagcttgaaaaggcccttagtgaggtaaccttttcctacaaacatttcgctcttacttattacaaccttatcagaaacaaaaacacatttaaaaccattcttaacaagaagtccagCAAAGACTAAATTCTttctaatctcgggaacatgaaggatgTTATTCAAAGTTACCACTTTGCCGGAAGTCATTTTGGGAAATATCTTtccacatccttcaatcttggcctttgcagcatttcccatagataACATCTTATCGGGTCCAACAGGAGCATAAATAGCAAAAGCTTTTttaacagcacaaacatggcgagtggctccaggatcaatccaccactctttaggattgcccaccaagttgcattcggaaagcatggcacataagtcatcaacattatcatgcttttcaaccatgtttgcttgacccttcttcttatctttcttcggagcacgacactccgtagatttgtgtccggcttttccacagttgtagtaatttccactgaaccgcttcttacTTGGGTTATATTtcggtccagaagccttcttcctctttttgttctcttcaacaatatttgctcacattattgttgagtttccacggccTCTCTTTACAGCAGCTTTgatgtcctcttcgattctcaaccgaaaaatgaTATCTTCATGGGACATCTACTTgtgtttgtgtttcaagtagtttttgaagtccttccacaaatgaggcaacttctcaatcatcgctgctacttggaatgcttcattgatgacaagaccttcaatgaaatttctgttagtaaaaatactaagattacTACTTTCAGCATGAGCATTAATTTGATTTATACTTTTAGtaaggagatcgtgaataatcacttgcaattcctggacttaggtaataacagacttgttatctaccattttgtagtccaaaaactttgCAGCAACGAACTTCTTCAACCCGGAATCTTcgattttgtatttcttttcaagcgcagtcCACTGTTCTTTTGACGTTTCCATGCCACTATAGATGTTATACGAAGCATCCTTCAGACCgcttagaatataattcttgcacaaaaaaaTTGAATTCTTCcatgcctcaatcacgagaaagcgttcaGTTTCTCGAGTTTCATCGGACAgcacaggaacatcttccttgatgaacttctggagacttagagtagccaaatagaagaacatcttttgctgccagcgcttgaaatcaatcccaaaatattttccgAATTTCTCGGCCGGTGCCAATGCTGCCGGTGTTGTTCGGTTCATTGAGACATTGGCAATCACCATTGGAACAGCTTGGTTCACATTATCATTAAAATTACGTAGAATTACGTAGACACAAACGTTAAAAttacgtagattttaatctccaatagaGTACAAAACCATAGAGGTTTTACTCTTTAGAAACAATGAgtataaatacagaaaatatattaaattttttAAGCTTGTTTGTAaattgtatttgtaaaataattctggaaaatataaatgaacataaacaaaaatgaaaaacagaaacaaaattttaatccgagcccactgaattcacagtattTCCTTAAGAAATTTGATCCCCTCCTAATACttaaggttatggattatttcttcccatgatagaacgaattacacactggtgtagtggtacttcaaaccccagtgtttcagtgaacacaaagttcggtagcaaatcacacttattgttgctttgtttgatgttaaaagtatgcatgtcacgacctcggttcgccctccgtgaaccatcgtgacggcacctagtctctacgattagataagcctaacaatgcggaaaataaacaaaatttgcagaagaaataattaaaatctGAAATAGTGGAATAAAAtcgtgtttaaaagtgccgctcggcatacacaatatcgaCTCTCGAAAACTaaatacattttcccaaaacccggaatctcatgatcactaacctttgaatgtctactagtatctaactccaaaatatctaacaagggaaagaaaaaaatatagaagggctaatactaaaaagggagagtagaaatggactcttcggtctgcggacgcgacagatatacctcggagtctctactaGTGCCTCGTCTCAGGCGTGATAggtctgagtggaggtacctggatctgtacatgaaaaacatgcacagaaaggcatgagtataccacagcggtactcagtaagtgccaagcctaaccttggtcgggtagtgacgaggaaggtcaaggccctactgagattaaatgaaatataaggtacgACAATATAAGATACAAcagtacagttgaaagataacaataagaattaatacaggataataaggataactacaactgaaaaagaggcaaaaacaatcaccaagaataccactcttcacaaagataataaccggggatctctcagtatcccgaggatctcttagtaccctcaacaTACGCCATGAACCTCTttgtatcctgaggatctcttggtatcctcaatatatgctagggatctcttggtatcccgaggatctcttggtatcctcaatacacgtgttggggatctctcggtatcccgcatcTCAGCTCTAATCAtaaaatacgtacaggggatctccgggatgccgtcccgtagtcccaaagtaaaacacacaacaatatCTCAAAAAAtactcaatttcgtaccaaagtaaaacatgtaattctaacctaacatgcttcacataatacaaataacGCAGTTCAAGcaataaggcaattaagtcaattaaacatgcttctccaagctaacaacaggcttaaatttcaagtagaataagtaggaaaggaaaacacaattaaagctactttagtgaaaacaagattttcaacaattagcacaagtacgcactcgtcacctcacgtacaaggcatttcaattaccacaaataccaaatcctaaggggaatgtccctcacacaaggttaggcaaaccacttacctcgaaccagctccaaatcaacccgaaatcacGTTTTTGCCATGactactcgactccaaatgacccaaatatattcaattcaattgcataatgtaaacaacacttcaagtaactgattctacacataaattctaagctaatacgcgaaattaggcaaaatgaccaaaacgcccctcgggcccacatctcggaatcggataaacatttatatttttagaatcctcatactctcatgagttcatgcataccaaaattatccaaatccaaggtcaaattcctGATTAAgattcgaattctaggtctaagaactttctttcaactcttccccaattttcatctccaatccgaaattaaatgataaaaccaACAATAGATTAGTGGAATACAACTAGAGAGGGAtaaggaattgttacccaatgatcttcTCTTCAAAAACCCCACAAAATCACCCTTCTCCGAGCTCCAATTCGattttttccaagttttgaactaaaccctcgaaatttcatatttttgtccggcgattaccgcatctgcggtcaagggaG
This genomic stretch from Nicotiana sylvestris chromosome 9, ASM39365v2, whole genome shotgun sequence harbors:
- the LOC138877580 gene encoding uncharacterized protein, producing MVIANVSMNRTTPAALAPAEKFGKYFGIDFKRWQQKMFFYLATLSLQKFIKEDVPVLSDETRETERFLVIEAWKNSIFLCKNYILSGLKDASYNIYSGMETSKEQWTALEKKYKIEDSGLKKFVAAKFLDYKMVDNKNFIEGLVINEAFQVAAMIEKLPHLWKDFKNYLKHKHK